From the genome of Nicotiana sylvestris chromosome 2, ASM39365v2, whole genome shotgun sequence, one region includes:
- the LOC104230601 gene encoding uncharacterized protein, protein MKESEGSELVIVIRPPPPFPYTLPKQKDDSKYKKFLGILNQVHMNLPLVEILQEVPKYARYFRDIVANKQRYIEFESVALTEECSTRFQSKLPPKLKDPRSFTIPLSLGKQEVGGALCDLGASINLMPSSLFKKLILEVLRPTTITLQLADKSLVMPK, encoded by the coding sequence ATGAAAGAGAGCGAAGGATCAGAGCTAGTAATTGTGATAAGGCCACCACCTCCATTTCCATATACACTGCCGAAGCAAAAAGATGATTCTAAGTACAAAAAATTCTTAGGTATTTTGAACCAAGTGCATATGAATTTACCTTTGGTGGAAATTTTACAAGAAGTACCGAAGTATGCAAGGTATTTCAGAGATATTGTGGCAAACAAGCAAAGATATATAGAATTTGAAtcagttgcacttactgaagaaTGCAGTACTAGATTTCAAAGTAaacttcctcctaagttgaaggatcctAGGAGTTTCACAATTCCTCTGTCTCTTGGAAAACAAGAAGTTGGTGGAGCCCTGTGTGATTTAGGGgctagtataaatttgatgccatcaTCTTTGTTCAAGAAACTCATATTGGAGGTGCTTAGACCTACTACAATTACTTTACAGTTGGCAGATAAGTCACTAGTGATGCCAAAATGA